The Moorena producens PAL-8-15-08-1 genomic interval CACTGTCAAACGGGTATCTGATGGGGATACCATTCTCGTGGCTGACAGGTTTGGCAAGGATGTCAAAGTTCGGTTTGCCTGTATCGACGCTCCAGAAATTGCCCATTCTAACAAACAGAAGCAAAGCCGCAAATTGGTAGACAAAAGTCAATTCAAATGGGGAAATAAAGCCAAGGAGCGACTTCAGGAACTGGTAAAACAAAGCGATAATCAGGTAGTTTTGACCGTAACTGATACTGACCGCTATGGGCGCAGCGTCAGTGAAGTACGCTTAACCGATGGCACCTTTGTCCAGGAAGTCCTAGTAAAAGAAGGACTAGCACAGGTATATCGCCCCTATCTGAAAGATTGCCCCAGTGCGGAAATGGTCGATAGTGCTGAAGCCAATGCCAAACGATATCGGCGAGGGTTGTGGCGAGACCCTAAGTTTGTTCCAGCTTGGGAATATCGTAGTTTAGCAAAAACTAAATCCTCCTCCTCCTGAGTCGGAGAGTGTTTAGTTCCGTCAGTGTTTAGTTCTTAGTAGCTAGCCAATAGCCAGTAAACCGTCTATTGGTAGTTACCACTAATGAATGAGTAATTTCCTCTTATAGGGTTTGTAAATCACATGTAAACCTAAGAGGTATTTTTTTATTGTCCAATAAAACTCCGGATCTCTTTCCCCTCTTGCCTTTTGCCTCTTCGATGCATGGCTTTTCCTGCAATTGGTGTTTTTACAACCCATATACAAACGGTATAAATGTTGCAAAATGTTAAGTAAGTGATCAAAACTAAAATTTAAAACTGATGGTACTCTTCGGATTTAAGAAAAAGCTGACCGTGCCTACTGCTGAGGAAGCCTTACCCGGACGCTCAGAACTGATGCCAGTACCCGAGCGTCACTACGTCAATGGCAATCCTCTTAAACCCCCTTACCCAGATGGATTGGAAATGGCGATGTTTGGCATGGGATGTTTTTGGGGAGCAGAACGCCGATTCTGGCAACAGGAGGGAGTGTTCACTACCGCAGTAGGTTACGCTGCTGGCATTACCCCTAACCCCACGTATCAAGAGGTCTGTACAGGCATGACCGGTCACAATGAAGTAGTGCTGGTGGTATTTGACCCAAAACTAATCAGTTACGAAGCACTATTGAAAGTCTTCTGGGAAAGCCACAACCCCACCCAAGGGATGCGCCAAGGCAATGATACTGGTACTCAGTACCGTTCAGGAATTTATACCTATTCCGAAGACCAAAAGAAGCTAGCGGAAGCCTCACAAAACGCTTATCAGCAAGCTCTGAATGCCGGTGGTTATGGTAATATTACCACAGAGATTCTAGATGCTCCTGAGTTTTATTACGCAGAGGGCTATCACCAGCAGTACCTGGCTAAAAATCCTAATGGGTATTGTGGTTTAGGTGGGACAAATGTGAATTGCCCTGCAATTTCATAAGTCATCACTGCTGTGGTTAACACTCATTAGTCATGGGTCATTTGTAACTACCAAGAGACTTTGGTGGGTTACAAATGACTAATGACTAAATGCAGCAATTTAGTTGACTAGGAAAGGGTGGGTTTTGTAACGTTTGTAACAAGATTATTTGTCTTGGGCTGATACATAAGCTAAACCCACCCCTCAAGAGTGAGTGGAGTTTACACTAGTTGCTGGTGGGAAACTCAAGTTGCTAAACCGACATAATTACTGTCAATAGCGCTAAGTTTATGGGAATCTTCTTAAATTGATATAACAGCTCTAAATTGCTTGAGGTACTTTTGTCCTGGGTTTTAAGGATGTTCGGAGCAGAGAACAGCTAGTGGGGTGCTCCGGCGCGAGAAGGGGGGAGTTGGAAAAAATCCTGTGTACCTCACTTGTGATGAGAAACGCTATAGATGCTTTTTCAAGGAGCAACAGAGTGATGAAACTCAAACAGTTACAGAGTTCAGCCAAGAATAAATATACTCAGCTTTTGTTAGTGCTGCTTTTAGCTTTTGTCGCCTATGCTTTTTTTTCGCAAGCAATAATTGCCGACTTAATTCTATCCCTAATTTTATTAGGAGCAATAGTTCTAATAATTACAACATTTTATTTACATCAAAGATTTTTTTATTGTTATATTGTCATTTCAGTATTCGCTTTTGTCGTCGATTTTATCGAGTTCATTTGTCAATATTCTAACTTAAAGCTAGCTGTAGCTACAAATATTATTTATGGTGGTTTTTTTCTATTAGCTATTGTGTTGATGATTGAGAAGATTTTTAGCGGTCACCAAGTCACATTCGATACTATAGTTGGCGGTATTAATGTCTTTCTTTTAATTGGGACTCTGTGGGTTTTGTTTTTTGAAACTATCTATTTATTAAACCCAAAAGCTTTTACTTCTTCAGCAGAAACAATTAATTCTTTTGACCTGCTTTATTTCAGTTTTACCACCTTAACTACCGTTGGCTATGGGGATATTACTCCTGTCAGTCCTCTAGCGAAAGCTCTGACTAATTTAGAAGGAATTTGTGGGGTGATGTATCCCGCCGTATTAATTGGCAGGTTGGTCGGAATTTATAACCCAGAAGTAGAGCATTAGAGGGAGCAGGGTAACATAACCATAAAATAACCTCAGTTCTATTGCCTCAACTAGACAGCTTCTCCAACAAATCCTTGAGCACTGGTGGTAATTTGCGCATAATCTTACCCTGCTCTCGGTCAACGGGTACTAGAATCACACGACCGGTTAGGTAAAGTTCTTTCCCATCATGGGATTGAATTCGATAACTCCACTTAATACGGACACCTTTCATTTCGGCGATGGCTGTCTTGACAACTGCAGCTGTGCCCATTGGCATTGCCCGGTGATAGCGTAAAGAAAGTTCTACTACCGGTAAATCGCATCCTAACTTGACGAGATCACTATAATCCATACCCATCGAGCGTAAGTACTCCACCCTCGCTTCTTCCATCCAGCGAAGGTAGGTACCATGCCAGACTATACCACCATAGTCAGTGTGGTGGGGATGCACTCGCACTGGATAGTCAAACCATTTTTTTTTGCTGGCGATTAGCTCATGGCTTGGCATGGTATTGTCTAGCTGTTCTTGAGCTGAGGTTTGGGGTGTTTCTGACATGGATTAACTTAATCGTTACTGCTATTTCACTAACTTTATAACCATAGCCAGATTAAAGTAGGCGTTCGCGTAGCGTGACATGCAGGTCAATCGCTTTCAGGCTCTGTGTTCATTGGTCACCATGGTTTCTTCTCATGGGTTTCTTCTGATGCTACGAGTAGGGTGCATTACTGACGCACCCTAGGTTTTAGGCACTTTTCCCGCTTTTTATGCCAGGTTTGACCAGAGCTTTTTTTTAAGTTTTGTAAAGATTAAACAATTCACTGCGTAAATCTTGGATGGGATTGAGAAATGTAAGTAGAGTTTGAATTCGAGTCAGCCAATGACCGAAACACCTCAGTATTCACATTACAAACTTCAAAGTTCAAACCAGGAAACTGATCATGTTTCGTAGTAAAGTAGCGATCGCGTCTGTAGTTCTATCTTTGGGTGTAATCAGCCAAGGTATTCCTCAAGGCAAAGCCTTAGCACAAGATACTAACGCGCCTCGTCCCACCCCTCCGAGCAACCAACGATTTACTTTAACCACTACCCCCACCCCCAGTGCAAAAACCGTATTTGCTGTAGTTACCAGTAACGGCGCACTCAGTCGCGGATTCGGTGCCAGCCGAGCCCGAAAAGTTCTGAACGGTCGCTACGAAGTCTTCTTCAACCGGGATGTCCGTCGGTGTGCCTACACTGCTACTTTGGGTACTACAGGCTTTGGCACTGAACCATCTGGTGAAGTTACTGTAGCCACACGCGCTGGCACCACCAATGGGGTTTGGGTTGCTACTAACAATTCCAGTGGACAAGCCGTAGACCGTAACTTCCACCTTGCTGTACATTGCCCGTAAGCTGCTTAGAAGCTATCCAAAAATTTTCCTTGGGGAGTTGTGGAGTCTACTTTAGACCATAAGCCATTAGTCTAAAGGATTACTGAAGTAATTTACCAGTAATTCTGCCACTCTCACCCAACCATTAGATTAGTTTTCGGATAGCCTCTGAGTAGTTTCTACAATATGCTTATCTATTAGCCCTTTTTTGCGCCACTGTGTCAACCGTGGGGCTACACAAACCCAGCTAGCCTCAGGAACTAGAGACTAAATAGGGTTGCACCTGGATTTAGGCTCCGTATTAACCTCCCTGAACTACTAATCACCCTCAACCACCAAGGTATCCCACTTAGAAAACTTGGGCTGAGGGCTCCCACCCTGACCATTTATCGTGTAATCAGTTTGAGAAGGTGACCATGATGGTGAAATTTTGGTCTTTGTCCCTTGCTTTAGAAGCCGCCTCAATGCTGCTAATTGTTCCCAAGGCGTTTAGCCTCCCACTGACGCTTGCCTCTGGCTTCTCCCCTGTACCCAGCACAGAGATTGAGCTACCAGTTTGCTACATGCAAAGCGATAATGGCACCCTTGTAGATCTTAGTAGTCTATGTGGCATCTCAGACTCGAAAGTAGTTATTAGCGAAGTGAGTTTCCAAAATGACCGTCTTATCGGTCGTGTAGTCAACAAAACCGACAAAACTGTCTACTCGACCCGAGTAAACTATGAAATTCTCGATGATGACGGCAGTGTAATTGGCACCAGCTCCATGTATACCAATCCCCCTAACCTCAGTGCTGGAGAAAGTGCTACTTTCGAGACGGAAATGTGGGGTGGTCGGGAATTAAAAACCACATCCGTTGACTGGGATCGTAAACCGACTCCATGATTTAGATATCAATTCACGCTTTTGAGGCACAAATTGCTGATCAACTGAACCTAAGTATGTGGTCTTTAGCTGAATCCTTACCACTGAATACCACATAATAATAATATCATCAAGAAATTGAAAATTGAAAGTTTTCAATTAATAACTAAAAATTCACTAAAAATGAACTAACAATTAACGATTTACCTGACCACGAAGTGATTAACAGTCGGAGATCTTAGACTCAGATTAGAGTGAATGAAAACCCACCCCTTCTGCTTACGCTCAAGGGGTGGGTTTTCATTCACTCTAATTAAAAAATTAAAGCTACCTGCTGACTATCCTAAACGTAGAAGGAGAAGTCCATATCTGGAACCGAAGGAGTGATAGGTAAGATATTCTCCTCACTCACTGAGTTATTCTCGATAATCCACAGGCCATTTTGTCCTTGAGAATTACGGAAGAAGAAATCATCAATACCATCTCGGTTAGCGTCATAGGCACCACGGAATTCCCAAGGACCGTCTGCTGGTCGGGCATCGATCAGCACTGCCTCCTGGTAAACAGTACCATCGAGCTTCCAGTAGCCAAACTCTTGGGTATTCATATTTTCCCAGATAGCATCTGCGTCACCATCGCCATCCATGTCTCCAGCCGCAACTAACTGCCAGGAACTGTTAGGTGATTCTATCATGTTTTCACCATTGGTTTTGGTAATATTTGTAGCTTTCTGAAACCCGGTTTGATCTATCTCCCAAACAGCAATTTCTCCGCTGGATGTGTTGTACCAGAAAATTTCTTCTGCACCACCACCGTTAACATCTCCGGTGCCACGGATTGCCCAGTTGAGGTCTGATCCTGGTTGACCTGCTGGTGCCTGAGTAATTATTGCATCCTGGAACTCGGAGCGTTCCATGTTCCAAACTGCAACACCGCCAGTCAGCGTATCACGCCACAGAGGATTCCTGATACCATCCCCTAAATCTATAACACCACGGGCTTCAAATCCAGCGTTCTCTGGTACCAACACGTCCTGACCACTTTGATCCGTAATGAATGCTGTGGTCTCGACGCTAGTGCCCTGGCCATTTAGAGTCCACAAAGCAACTTTTCCACTGACAGGATTATGCCAGAACAGATCCACACTGGGGATTCGGGTAATTTCAATGGCATCAAGTCGCCCTCGCTCGAAATTATTATTCTCATTATTGGTACTTGACCGTACCGAGATTTCTATTTGATCTCCTGGAGCAAGGTCTATATTCTTAAAAATGGGATTTGGATTATCCTCAGCAAGTAGAGGACGATCAGGGTTACGTAGATTGGCACCGCTGAGAGGGACATAATTCTTGGGCTCAGCTGTTGGCCGATTTATATTATTACCACGTAAGTTTATATCATAATCATATGTACCAACTTGCTGTCCGTTGACACTAAATGTCAGTGGAGATTCCCCATCCTCTTCGTCAAAGTAGGCAATACGAATATCATACTTACCAGCCGGTCCATCCTGTGCTGTCCATGTAAATGTCAGCACACCGACGTTTTTTTCTGGATCCGGGTCATTAAACGTTTTGATCTGGACAGCTGCACCGCCTGAAGCAACGGTATCAATACCGTTGTCACTGGTTATCCCGTAGTTTTCGTTTCGCGTTACGCGATCGCCTTCTGCTTCAATCAGAACCATAAGATAGTTTTTTCCCAAAAGTTATCTGTGTTTAGACTGGTTGGCTTTTCTTTTCCGTCCTGATGCACCAAAAAAAATTTTTAATTACTCCATCCCAACTCAGTCCCAACTCACTAATTGACGGGATGTGTAACTTACAACACTGGCATTACTCAAGGTGCCTGCTATGAAATGGCACAAGAGTCTGTAAACTTTGTCTGTGTCTGTGAACTTTTAGGGAAAATTTAATCATGCTTATCGATGTATCTAGGGTACAATACCTTACTAGATACCTATTTATAGATACATCGATAAGGGTAAAACACCCCTTTTAATAGTTCAAAGATGCTTTGCTCAAAAATATCCAGTGAAACTGGATATTTTTTTTGAAGCCTTTTCTATAGTTTGACTGGCTAACGATCCCCTGATAAAATTCCACCCCTAAGAGATGACCTAGTCAAAAAAGTAGTTTGGTTCCAGGCTTCATGTTTTTTTTGGTGTTTTGACTGAGAAAAATCCTACCACTATTATAAATGCCATAAAAATCCGGAAATGTCACTATAAAATTAGCGATTTTCATAAAAATTAATGAAAATTTTATGAAAGTTTTACTGACTTGGTACTGAGTAAAAAAAAAATTAATATATAATATCAAGTTAACTAATAATTATGAATGAGTAATTTTCTCCTGCCTCAGGGTAGTTAGTGGGTAAGCTATCACCTATCGCCTATCAGCTAATGCGCTACAGATAGTC includes:
- a CDS encoding thermonuclease family protein; the encoded protein is MNPTRQRIQNIFKSIVASVLILSLFGCAALLDQLGIGNYTVKRVSDGDTILVADRFGKDVKVRFACIDAPEIAHSNKQKQSRKLVDKSQFKWGNKAKERLQELVKQSDNQVVLTVTDTDRYGRSVSEVRLTDGTFVQEVLVKEGLAQVYRPYLKDCPSAEMVDSAEANAKRYRRGLWRDPKFVPAWEYRSLAKTKSSSS
- the msrA gene encoding peptide-methionine (S)-S-oxide reductase MsrA → MVLFGFKKKLTVPTAEEALPGRSELMPVPERHYVNGNPLKPPYPDGLEMAMFGMGCFWGAERRFWQQEGVFTTAVGYAAGITPNPTYQEVCTGMTGHNEVVLVVFDPKLISYEALLKVFWESHNPTQGMRQGNDTGTQYRSGIYTYSEDQKKLAEASQNAYQQALNAGGYGNITTEILDAPEFYYAEGYHQQYLAKNPNGYCGLGGTNVNCPAIS
- a CDS encoding potassium channel family protein; the encoded protein is MKLKQLQSSAKNKYTQLLLVLLLAFVAYAFFSQAIIADLILSLILLGAIVLIITTFYLHQRFFYCYIVISVFAFVVDFIEFICQYSNLKLAVATNIIYGGFFLLAIVLMIEKIFSGHQVTFDTIVGGINVFLLIGTLWVLFFETIYLLNPKAFTSSAETINSFDLLYFSFTTLTTVGYGDITPVSPLAKALTNLEGICGVMYPAVLIGRLVGIYNPEVEH
- a CDS encoding acyl-CoA thioesterase, yielding MSETPQTSAQEQLDNTMPSHELIASKKKWFDYPVRVHPHHTDYGGIVWHGTYLRWMEEARVEYLRSMGMDYSDLVKLGCDLPVVELSLRYHRAMPMGTAAVVKTAIAEMKGVRIKWSYRIQSHDGKELYLTGRVILVPVDREQGKIMRKLPPVLKDLLEKLSS
- a CDS encoding FxLYD domain-containing protein codes for the protein MMVKFWSLSLALEAASMLLIVPKAFSLPLTLASGFSPVPSTEIELPVCYMQSDNGTLVDLSSLCGISDSKVVISEVSFQNDRLIGRVVNKTDKTVYSTRVNYEILDDDGSVIGTSSMYTNPPNLSAGESATFETEMWGGRELKTTSVDWDRKPTP
- a CDS encoding FG-GAP-like repeat-containing protein → MVLIEAEGDRVTRNENYGITSDNGIDTVASGGAAVQIKTFNDPDPEKNVGVLTFTWTAQDGPAGKYDIRIAYFDEEDGESPLTFSVNGQQVGTYDYDINLRGNNINRPTAEPKNYVPLSGANLRNPDRPLLAEDNPNPIFKNIDLAPGDQIEISVRSSTNNENNNFERGRLDAIEITRIPSVDLFWHNPVSGKVALWTLNGQGTSVETTAFITDQSGQDVLVPENAGFEARGVIDLGDGIRNPLWRDTLTGGVAVWNMERSEFQDAIITQAPAGQPGSDLNWAIRGTGDVNGGGAEEIFWYNTSSGEIAVWEIDQTGFQKATNITKTNGENMIESPNSSWQLVAAGDMDGDGDADAIWENMNTQEFGYWKLDGTVYQEAVLIDARPADGPWEFRGAYDANRDGIDDFFFRNSQGQNGLWIIENNSVSEENILPITPSVPDMDFSFYV